The following DNA comes from Arcobacter cloacae.
GTATATTGCTGCTAAAGAGCAAATTAGAAATTGCGATAAAAGGCTTAGATTTCTTGATAAAATCATAAATAATAGTGAAGTTGTTGATATTTCTTTGATTCCACATATAAAAGTAAATTTTGGTTCAAAGGTTGTTTTAGAAGATTTAGATACAAATGAAGAGAAAACTTTTATTATTGTTGGAACTTTTGAAGTAGATATAAATGAAAACAAAATATCAAATAAATCTCCTTTTGGAAGAGCTTTGTTGGGTAAAAAAATAGATGAAGAGTTTGAATTTGAAATAAACAACGAAGTTTATGAATATAGAGTGATTTCAATACA
Coding sequences within:
- a CDS encoding GreA/GreB family elongation factor; protein product: MNKDLITKYGYEKIVKEFKDLLKEKSFWVKEKEIAAQLGDRSENAEYIAAKEQIRNCDKRLRFLDKIINNSEVVDISLIPHIKVNFGSKVVLEDLDTNEEKTFIIVGTFEVDINENKISNKSPFGRALLGKKIDEEFEFEINNEVYEYRVISIQEYNFE